Proteins encoded together in one Colius striatus isolate bColStr4 chromosome 3, bColStr4.1.hap1, whole genome shotgun sequence window:
- the IL21R gene encoding interleukin-21 receptor, protein MRNKLWLQSISFFLLFQYTTCQENLTCFVDYVQTLSCILRNDLGASSYNLIATWVLEEGPENTVAACSLLRLPRNISHTQYMCTVDMTGLLADTRVQVDVTETADGQSVISKAFYMSDNVKPQPPFNLTAVFSEGYNISWETIYQNSPFYFLDEELEYQLRYKRRTDTWETQKTKAVHEDKRTLLILPWELQANTEYEFQVRARPREDSDYHGFWSEWSPLLLLKTSPDVTQGAGMGWLLLCGGVVAITVSVTTFLAKQRRFWKKMACIPDPASFFKPLYLVHNGDFKKWVGGSHMKITFDFFEWGIVLPEVLEVYTMHSSNSTSGEELHELRKDLPCKPCMSCLTAPGQDSQSLLSSVNDSSGTQDRSYGHLSIDTVTVADEFTPCNCQCNCNRVYRGHEHMGQEDKSAGETGYPKVNVDDEDRRISSDLHLADLSTQDKILASGSVSTDHLRSTGVPGHQQVERALERGMGNILEALCLQPNQWDLENPGSLPSPDGESVSYSEGSYDFFPHTARSDDSSPVICIDLDTIDSGFVDSDCGSPVDCEFEQNSQTTCGSIPLEQEGIDFPRSYVKQWVSCRSDSPANATQTN, encoded by the exons ATGAGGAACAAACTGTGGCTTCAGAgtatttccttcttccttttattcCAGTACA CTACGTGTCAAGAAAACCTCACTTGTTTTGTGGACTATGTCCAGACCTTGTCCTGTATCCTGAGAAATGACTTGGGTGCCAGTTCATACAACCTCATTGCAACATG GGTTCTTGAGGAAGGCCCAGAAAATACTGTGGCTGCCTGCAGTCTCCTGCGATTACCCAGGAACATCAGCCACACACAGTACATGTGCACCGTGGACATGACTGGACTCCTGGCAGATACCAGAGTCCAGGTGGATGTTACAGAGACAGCTGATGGGCAGAGTGTGATTTCCAAGGCCTTTTACATGTCAGACAATG TCAAACCACAGCCTCCGTTCAATCTGACTGCAGTGTTCTCAGAGGGTTACAATATTTCTTGGGAAACCATCTACCAGAACTCTCCTTTCTACTTTTTGGATGAGGAGCTGGAATATCAGCTGCGTTATAAGAGAAGGACTGACACATGGGAG ACTCAGAAGACTAAAGCTGTCCACGAAGACAAACGGACGCTGTTAATCCTACCATGGGAACTCCAGGCAAACACAGAGTATGAGTTCCAAGTGAGAGCCAGACCTCGAGAAGACAGTGACTACCATGGCTTTTGGAGTGAATGGagtcctctgctgctgctgaaaaccaGCCCTGACG TGACACAGGGAGCAGGCATGGGATGGCTACTGCTGTGTGGTGGTGTCGTGGCAATCACTGTCTCAGTCACAACCTTTCTGGCCAAACAGCGGAG attTTGGAAGAAGATGGCTTGCATCCCAGACCCTGCTTCCTTTTTCAAACCTCTTTACCTGGTTCACAATGGCGATTTCAAG AAGTGGGTTGGTGGATCCCATATGAAAATCACCTTTGATTTCTTTGAATGGGGAATAGTCCTTCCAGAAGTCCTAGAAGTTTACACCATGCATTCTTCCAACAGCACCTCAGGCGAGGAGCTGCATGAGCTGAGAAAAGATCTGCCTTGCAAACCCTGTATGTCTTGCCTGACTGCCCCAGGTCAGGACAGCCAGTCCCTGCTATCTAGTGTGAATGATAGCAGTGGGACTCAGGACCGGTCATATGGGCACTTGTCCATTGATACTGTGACTGTGGCTGATGAATTTACACCTTGTAACTGCCAGTGCAACTGTAACCGTGTGTACAGGGGACATGAGCATATGGGCCAGGAGGACAAGAGTGCTGGAGAAACTGGTTACCCCAAGGTTAATGTCGATGATGAAGACAGAAGGATATCCAGTGATCTGCATCTAGCTGACCTGAGCACACAGGACAAAATACTCGCATCAGGCTCTGTGTCCACAGATCACCTGAGGAGTACAGGTGTCCCAGGCCACCAGCAAGTAGAAAGAGCTTTGGAAAGAGGAATGGGGAACATCCTAGAAGCCCTTTGCTTGCAGCCTAATCAATGGGATTTGGAAAATCCAGGTTCTCTACCTTCTCCTGATGGTGAAAGTGTTTCCTACAGTGAAGGCTCCTATGACTTCTTCCCTCACACTGCAAGGTCTGATGACAGCAGCCCTGTGATCTGCATAGATTTGGACACTATTGACAGTGGCTTTGTGGACTCGGACTGTGGGAGTCCAGTTGACTGTGAATTTGAGCAAAACAGTCAGACCACCTGTGGGTCCATACCCCTTGAGCAGGAGGGGATTGACTTTCCACGGAGCTATGTCAAGCAATGGGTCTCTTGTCGCTCTGACAGCCCTGCAAATGCGACACAGACAAACTAA